A single window of Halodesulfovibrio sp. DNA harbors:
- a CDS encoding ferritin family protein: protein MASFFRANEIATIAVEIEKKGREFYLSLEKSATNPKTRELFHYLANEEAKHQGIFQSLAKRLGEIELPAWATSEEYGAYIQGLIESHALFTDQDSDLKAAVVDNEKAAVRMAMSFEKDTLLFFMEMETFVPDTEKDAVRECIQEERVHLSKLQAIYSQL, encoded by the coding sequence ATGGCAAGTTTTTTCCGCGCTAATGAAATCGCTACTATTGCAGTTGAAATTGAGAAGAAAGGTCGTGAGTTTTATCTTTCACTTGAAAAATCTGCCACTAATCCGAAGACCCGCGAACTTTTCCATTATTTAGCAAATGAAGAAGCCAAGCATCAGGGCATATTCCAGTCCCTTGCGAAGCGTCTCGGTGAAATAGAATTGCCAGCTTGGGCTACTAGTGAAGAGTACGGTGCATATATTCAAGGACTTATTGAATCACATGCATTATTCACGGATCAAGATAGTGATCTTAAAGCAGCAGTTGTCGATAATGAAAAAGCTGCTGTACGCATGGCTATGAGCTTTGAAAAAGATACCTTACTGTTCTTTATGGAAATGGAAACATTTGTACCAGATACTGAAAAAGATGCTGTTCGTGAATGTATTCAAGAAGAAAGAGTTCATCTTTCAAAATTGCAGGCGATTTATTCGCAATTGTAG